From the Lathyrus oleraceus cultivar Zhongwan6 chromosome 4, CAAS_Psat_ZW6_1.0, whole genome shotgun sequence genome, one window contains:
- the LOC127073701 gene encoding protein MICROTUBULE BINDING PROTEIN 2C isoform X2 → MPHPADLQNNSEFDDSDSSSTVVASACNPNLNRDLFNELLQMVPLVQSILTDRKPTRSFPHRSSMIYTKAPPKQKKSIPAPKTRDHGAKEQNSDAESFSMFSGRAFTSEKDIEELATLKEQIGDLQLKLKEREELAENLRDQMNAVNARLDEMKRQVSEKDGSLKYSQQQLSDAKIKLADKQAALEKIHWEMMTSNKKVEKLQEELDSVQVDISTFTLLLESLANTDTAMYTDDYDTKPYVFNHVPEIDDLDEMEWQKMEEARKAYIAAVAFSKEKRDEESIAAAANARLRLQSLLFKSKTFNT, encoded by the exons ATGCCGCATCCCGCGGATTTGCAGAACAATTCAGAGTTCGATGATTCAGATTCATCCTCCACCGTTGTTGCTTCAGCATGTAATCCCAATTTGAATCGTGACCTCTTCAACGAGCTCCTCCAAATGGTCCCTCTCGTTCAATCCATCCTCACA GATCGTAAACCGACTCGTTCGTTTCCTCATCGTAGTTCCATGATCTATACCAAAGCACCGCCAAAACAAAAAAAG TCTATTCCTGCCCCAAAGACAAGGGACCATGGAGCAAAAGAACAAAACTCTGATGCTGAAAGTTTTTCTATGTTTTCTGGAAGAGCTTTTACATCAGAGAAGGACATAGAAGAGTTGGCTACCTTGAAGGAACAGATAGGGGACCTTCAGTTGAAATTAAAGGAGAGAGAGGAACTTGCCGAAAACTTGAGAGACCAAATGAATGCTGTTAATGCAAGACTAGATGAAATGAAACGCCAGGTTTCAGAAAAGGACGGTTCCCTAAAGTATAGTCAACAACAACTCTCTGATGCAAAG ATTAAACTTGCAGATAAGCAAGCTGCCCTTGAAAAGATACATTGGGAAATGATGACATCCAACAAGAAAGTGGAGAAACTTCAAGAAGAGCTGGACTCTGTGCAAGTAGACATTTCGACATTCACGTTGCTGCTTGAAAGCTTAGCAAATACTGACACGGCTATGTACACCGATGATTATGACACAAAGCCTTATGTTTTCAACCACGTACCTGAAATT GATGATTTGGATGAGATGGAATGGCAGAAAATGGAAGAAGCAAGAAAAGCTTACATTGCTGCAGTTGCTTTTAGTAAAGAAAAGCGAGATGAAGAATCTATTGCTGCTGCTGCTAATGCTAGGTTACGTCTTCAATCACTACTTTTCAAATCCAAAACTTTCAACACATAA
- the LOC127073701 gene encoding protein MICROTUBULE BINDING PROTEIN 2C isoform X1 — MPHPADLQNNSEFDDSDSSSTVVASACNPNLNRDLFNELLQMVPLVQSILTDRKPTRSFPHRSSMIYTKAPPKQKKQSIPAPKTRDHGAKEQNSDAESFSMFSGRAFTSEKDIEELATLKEQIGDLQLKLKEREELAENLRDQMNAVNARLDEMKRQVSEKDGSLKYSQQQLSDAKIKLADKQAALEKIHWEMMTSNKKVEKLQEELDSVQVDISTFTLLLESLANTDTAMYTDDYDTKPYVFNHVPEIDDLDEMEWQKMEEARKAYIAAVAFSKEKRDEESIAAAANARLRLQSLLFKSKTFNT; from the exons ATGCCGCATCCCGCGGATTTGCAGAACAATTCAGAGTTCGATGATTCAGATTCATCCTCCACCGTTGTTGCTTCAGCATGTAATCCCAATTTGAATCGTGACCTCTTCAACGAGCTCCTCCAAATGGTCCCTCTCGTTCAATCCATCCTCACA GATCGTAAACCGACTCGTTCGTTTCCTCATCGTAGTTCCATGATCTATACCAAAGCACCGCCAAAACAAAAAAAG CAGTCTATTCCTGCCCCAAAGACAAGGGACCATGGAGCAAAAGAACAAAACTCTGATGCTGAAAGTTTTTCTATGTTTTCTGGAAGAGCTTTTACATCAGAGAAGGACATAGAAGAGTTGGCTACCTTGAAGGAACAGATAGGGGACCTTCAGTTGAAATTAAAGGAGAGAGAGGAACTTGCCGAAAACTTGAGAGACCAAATGAATGCTGTTAATGCAAGACTAGATGAAATGAAACGCCAGGTTTCAGAAAAGGACGGTTCCCTAAAGTATAGTCAACAACAACTCTCTGATGCAAAG ATTAAACTTGCAGATAAGCAAGCTGCCCTTGAAAAGATACATTGGGAAATGATGACATCCAACAAGAAAGTGGAGAAACTTCAAGAAGAGCTGGACTCTGTGCAAGTAGACATTTCGACATTCACGTTGCTGCTTGAAAGCTTAGCAAATACTGACACGGCTATGTACACCGATGATTATGACACAAAGCCTTATGTTTTCAACCACGTACCTGAAATT GATGATTTGGATGAGATGGAATGGCAGAAAATGGAAGAAGCAAGAAAAGCTTACATTGCTGCAGTTGCTTTTAGTAAAGAAAAGCGAGATGAAGAATCTATTGCTGCTGCTGCTAATGCTAGGTTACGTCTTCAATCACTACTTTTCAAATCCAAAACTTTCAACACATAA